The following proteins come from a genomic window of Syngnathus acus chromosome 15, fSynAcu1.2, whole genome shotgun sequence:
- the psme4a gene encoding proteasome activator complex subunit 4A isoform X1, giving the protein MNEAQLDELGFLPQKDIVYNKLLPYADRLDEESNDILSKIKGNLTRAVQFREIWPGGLFWTRKLSTYLRLYGRKFSKEDHVLFIKLLYELVTIPRLEISMMQGLARLLINLLKKKELLSREDLELPWRPLYELHYRILFSKTEHLGLNWFPNSPRPRSSAKLIMIKLIQRCSVEGVLKTLVRNCRPYFPESATQEMLDEWRPLFCPFDVTMQRAVCYFELFLPTTLPPELHHKGFKLWFEELINLWVSVQNLPSWELNLVNLFARLAKDNIGYIDWDPYIPKIFTRVLRSFNLPVGTSQMMFPRYLTNAYDIGHVAVWLACLLGGPSKQAQAQLTGLFNSITSFFHPSNHGRWLMKLMKLLQRLPAIVVSRLHAERYRKPSWLTPVPHTHKLTEDDITHFVESMMQPVLLAMFSKTGSLDAARALQNLALMRPELVIPPVLERTYPALETLTEPHQLTATLSCMIGVARSLVSGGKYLPEGPTHMLPLLMRSLPGVDPNDFSKCMITFQFIATFVTLVPLVDCSSALHERTDLTEVEREMCSASAEFEDFVLQFMDRCFALIDSSTLEQTREETETEKMTHLESLVELGLSSTFSTILTQCSLDIFMVALEKVFNFATTNIFETRVAGRMVADMCRAAAKCHPAESLKMFVPHCCSQIQQIAANEEVLHEEELDKEFLWNLQLLSEVTRVDGQKLLAYSSDLVQILQLTLHLKCKQGYVLACNLLHHILRSTALIYPTEYCSVPSGFCQPIKDYLPIKDWGRPGDLWNLNIRWHVPSAEETTFTFYLLDLILKPELKRLQSFAEGQQEMSRDDVLQSLTILQHCLLGAGGLMPPLKGEPIPELVHSMVNLDETTLYTGTEYDESKENYRVSICDVMRQLLHYILEHSEDDTKSLFSIIKIISDLLHFKGSHKHEFDSRWKSFNLVKKSMENRLNGRKRHIRALLIDRVMLQHEMRKLTVEGCQYRSIHQELMRDLLRLSTSTYSQVRSKAQSALFTALGTYNFCCRDVIPHVLEFLNPDNSSVTQQQFKGALYCLLGNHSGVCLANLHDWECIALTWPAIVRSGLSSAMSLEKPSIVRLFDDLADKIHRQYETIGIDFSIPEEICGVAKQLMVTGNPLPKEPVPSEEETLRGVRKQEDKNLESGEKYQQLIGDLLSCLDNRNLPWKFEHIAIGFLSLLLRDDHQLPPAAVLFFVKTLNHDSLYVRKVAISAVAGIMKQIKRPHKKVPVSPSELCTLDEMSGGIVAGDRPDNKWLQYNSKNLPRTQQDWDLCVFVEKTHWGYYSWPRKLMMYAPEKEQPKQNRAREEMTEPEQIIYDHFSDPVFINQFIEFLSLEDRKGKDKFSTRRFCLFKGLFRNFGDTFLPLLQPHMERLVADTHESKQRCVAEIISGLIRGCKHWSYSKVESLWEVLCPLIRTALSNITVETYADWGTCIATACESRDPRKLHWLFEMLMESPVNGEGGSFVDACRLYVLQGGLAQQEWRVPELLHRLLQYLEPKLTQVYKNVRERIGSVLTYIFMIDVNLPYTQPTTSPRISDFTDRILLQLKPLTEGDEEIQNHVVEENEVGEQDERTQAIKLLKTVLKWLIASAGRSYSTAVPDHLRLLPLLFKIAPVENDDSYDELKRDAKTCLSLMSQGLLYTKQIPMVLNALQEIAGSSSWHARYTVLTYLQIMAFYNLFTFMSDQKAVNDVRALVIRLLEDEQLEVREMAATTLSGFLQCNFLHMDAPMQAHFEALCKTCLPKKRKRGVESIVDTIPSGDLVRRHAGVLGLSACILSSPYDVPTWMPQLLMDLSAHLNDTQPIEMTVKKTLSNFRRTHHDNWQEHKQQFTDDQLLVLTDLLVSPCYYA; this is encoded by the exons GTATTTACGACTATACGGCCGGAAGTTCAGCAAAGAAGACCACGTGCTATTTATTAAATTGCTCTATGAGCTAGTTACCATCCCTCGCCTAGAGATCAGCATGATGCAAGGCCTGGCGCGTCTCCTCATCAACCTGCTCAA GAAAAAGGAGCTTCTCTCAAGGGAGGACCTGGAATTGCCTTGGAGACCTCTGTATGAACTGCATTACAGGATCCTTTTCTCCAAGACGGAGCATCTGGGACTCAATTGGTTTCCCAA TTCTCCAAGGCCCCGTTCATCCGCTAAACTCATTATGATAAAATTGATTCAGAGGTG CTCCGTAGAAGGTGTGCTGAAGACACTAGTGAGAAACTGCAGGCC TTATTTCCCAGAGTCAGCAACCCAGGAGATGCTGGATGAGTGGAGACCGCTATTTTGTCCGTTTGATGTCACCATGCAGAGAGCAGTCTGCTACTTTGAACTCTTTCTACCCACAACTCTACCACCGGAGCTCCACCATAAGGGTTTTAA GTTGTGGTTTGAAGAGTTGATCAACTTGTGGGTATCCGTTCAGAATCTTCCAAGTTGGGAATTG AATCTGGTGAATCTCTTTGCTCGCTTGGCCAAAGACAATATCGGATACATTGACTGGGATCCTTATATTCCGAAG ATATTCACAAGAGTCCTGAGGAGCTTCAATCTTCCCGTGGGGACCAGCCAGATGATGTTCCCACGATACTTGACCAATGCCTACGATATCGGCCATGTGGCGGTATGGCTAGCATGTCTTCTG GGTGGACCAAGTAAACAAGCTCAAGCCCAACTCACTGGCCTTTTCAACAGCATCACATCTTTCTTTCACCCATCAAATCATGGCCGCTGGTTG ATGAAGCTCATGAAGTTGCTGCAGCGTCTCCCTGCCATTGTTGTTAGCCGGCTGCATGCAGAGCGCTACAGAAAGCCGTCGTGGCTAACACCCGTCCCCCACACGCACAAGCTCACTGAGGACGATATCACGCATTTTGTGGAGAGTATGATGCAGCCGGTTCTGCTGGCCATGTTCAGCAAAACAGGCAGTCTTGATGCCGCTCGGGCTCTGCAGAACCTCGCTCTGATGAGGCCCGAGTTGGTCATTCCTCCCGTTCTTGAGAG AACATACCCCGCACTGGAAACTCTAACAGAGCCCCACCAGCTGACAGCCACCCTAAGTTGCATGATCGGTGTAGCACGGAGTTTAGTGTCTGGTGGGAAGTACCTTCCCGAGGGGCCTACTCACATGTTGCCCCTACTCATGAGGTCCTTGCCTGGAGTTGATCCAAATGACTTCAGCAAGTGCATG ATCACCTTCCAGTTTATTGCAACATTTGTGACTCTTGTGCCTTTGGTGGACTGTTCGTCTGCTCTACATGAAAGAACAGACCTGACGGAG GTGGAAAGGGAAATGTGCTCAGCCTCTGCCGAATTTGAAGACTTTGTGCTTCAATTTATGGACAG GTGCTTTGCTTTGATCGACAGCAGCACACTAGAACAAACGCGTGAGGAAACAGAAACTGAGAAAATGACCCACTTGGAGAGTTTGGTAGAGCTGGGCTTGTCTTCTACTTTCAGCACTATCCTCACTCAGTGCTCTTTGGACATCTTCATG GTGGCGCTGGAAAAGGTTTTCAACTTTGCAACTACCAACATTTTTGAGACTCGTGTAGCCGGAAGGATGGTGGCGGACATGTGCCGGGCTGCTGCCAAG tgtCACCCTGCAGAGTCTCTTAAAATGTTTGTGCCTCACTGCTGCAGTCAAATACAACAAATTGCTGCCA ATGAGGAAGTGTTACATGAAGAGGAACTGGACAAGGAGTTTTTATGGAATCTTCAGCTTCTGTCTGAG GTTACTCGAGTCGATGGTCAGAAGCTCCTGGCCTATTCCTCTGACTTGGTCCAGATTTTGCAGTTGACACTTCACCTCAAGTGTAAGCAGGGATACGTCCTAGCGTGCAACTTGCTGCATCACATCCTCCGCTCCACGGCCCTCATCTATCCGACGGAGTACTGCAGTGTGCCAAGTGGCTTCTGCCAACCAATCAAAGACTACCTACCCATCAAG GATTGGGGTCGTCCAGGTGACTTGTGGAACTTGAACATCCGGTGGCATGTGCCCAGTGCTGAAGAGACCACCTTTACCTTTTATTTACTGGACCTGATCCTTAAGCCAGAACTGAAGAGGCTTCAAAGTTTTGCAGAGGGACAGCAAGAAATGAGCAG GGATGATGTCCTACAGAGTCTCACTATTCTTCAGCACTGCCTCTTGGGGGCTGGTGGTCTTATGCCTCCTTTGAAGGGAGAACCTATACCTGAATT GGTCCATAGTATGGTGAATCTAGATGAAACCACCCTGTATACTGGAACGGAGTATG aTGAGTCCAAAGAGAACTACAGAGTATCAATTTGTGATGTGATGAGACAGTTGCTTC attatATACTGGAACACTCTGAAGATGACACAAAGTCACTCTTCTCCATCATAAAG ATTATCAGTGATTTGCTGCACTTTAAAGGTTCCCACAAGCATGAGTTTGACTCTCGCTGGAAGAGCTTCAACCTTGTGAAAAAATCCATGGAAAACAGG cTTAATGGCAGAAAACGGCATATTAGAGCTCTGCTCATAGATCGAGTCATGCTCCAGCATGAA ATGCGCAAGCTGACGGTTGAAGGGTGCCAGTACCGGAGCATTCACCAAGAGCTGATGAGGGACCTCTTGCGGCTGTCCACAAGCACCTACAGCCAA GTACGTAGTAAAGCCCAAAGTGCATTGTTCACTGCACTTGGCACATACAATTTCTGCTGTCGAGATGTGATCCCCCATGTCCTTGAGTTTCTCAACCCCGACAACAGTAGCGTCACACAGCAGCAATTCAAA GGTGCCTTGTATTGTCTCCTCGGAAATCACAGTGGCGTGTGCCTGGCCAATTTGCATGACTGGGAGTGCATTGCCCTGACATGGCCTGCTATTGTTCGATCTGGCCTCAGTTCGGCCATGTCTTTGGAGAAGCCCTCCATAGTGCGGCTTTTTGACGACCTTGCCGACAAAATCCACCGACAGTATGAGACCATCGGCATCGACTTCTCT ATTCCTGAAGAGATCTGTGGTGTGGCTAAACAACTTATGGTCACTGGAAATCCCCTTCCTAAAGAGCCAGTTCCTTCAGAAGAAGAAACATTAAGAGGTGTTAGGAAACAGGAAGACAAGAATTTGGAGTCTGGCGA GAAGTACCAGCAACTCATTGGTGATTTATTGAGTTGCCTTGACAACAGAAACTT GCCTTGGAAATTTGAACATATCGCTATTGGCTTCTTGTCATTGCTCTTGAGAGATGACCACCAACTCCCGCCAGCAGCTGTTTTGTTCTTCGTCAAAACCCTCAACCACGACTCCCTCTACGTCCGCAAG GTGGCGATATCAGCCGTGGCAGGCAtcatgaaacaaataaaacggCCTCATAAAAAAGTCCCAGTCAGCCCATCTGAGCTTT GCACACTAGATGAGATGAGTGGTGGTATAGTGGCCGGTGACCGCCCAGACAACAAGTGGCTGCAGTATAATAGCAAGAACCTGCCAAGGACTCAGCAGGACTGGGATCTCTGTGTCTTTGTAGAAAAGACTCATTGGGGTTACTACAGTTGGCCAAg GAAACTGATGATGTATGCTCCTGAGAAAGAGCAGCCCAAACAGAACCGAGCAAGAGAAGAAATGACAGAG ccgGAGCAGATCATCTACGACCATTTCTCAGACCCAGTATTTATCAATCAGTTCATTGAGTTTCTCTCTCTCGAGGATCGAAAgggcaaagacaaatttagtaCGCGCAGATTCTGTTTGTTCAAG GGTTTGTTCCGCAATTTCGGTGATACCTTCCTGCCTCTGCTGCAGCCTCACATGGAGCGCTTGGTAGCAGACACCCATGAGAGTAAGCAGCGTTGTGTTGCAGAGATCATATCTGGCCTAATCAGAGGATGCAAACACTGGAGTTACTCCAAG GTCGAAAGCCTTTGGGAAGTGTTGTGTCCACTCATTCGTACAGCCTTGTCCAACATCACTGTAGAAACATATGCAGACTGGGGCACCTGCATCGCAACAGCTTGC GAGAGTAGAGACCCTCGCAAACTTCACTGGCTGTTTGAGATGCTCATGGAGTCTCCAGTCAATGGGGAGGGCGGCTCATTTGTTGATGCTTG TCGACTCTACGTGCTGCAGGGAGGCCTCGCTCAGCAGGAGTGGCGTGTGCCAGAGCTCCTCCATAGATTGTTGCAGTACCTGGAGCCCAAACTGACTCAGGTTTACAAGAATGTACGGGAGCGGATTGGAAG CGTGCTGACCTACATCTTCATGATAGATGTCAACCTGCCTTACACTCAGCCAACCACCTCACCTCGCATCTCGGACTTCACCGATAGAATTTTATTACAATTAAAGCCACTCACCGAGGGTGATGAGGAGATCCAGAACCATGTGGTTGAGGAGAATGAAGTGGGGGAGCAGGATGAGAGAACACAAGCGATCAAACTCCTCAAAACAG TCTTAAAGTGGCTAATTGCAAGTGCCGGCCGCTCCTACTCTACTGCTGTCCCGGACCATCTGCGCTTGTTGCCTCTACTCTTCAAG ATTGCTCCAGTTGAGAATGATGACAGTTACGATGAGCTAAAGAGGGATGCAAAGACCTGCTTGTCTCTCATGTCCCAGGGGCTTCTTTACACAAAGCAGATCCCCATGGTGCTCAATGCCCTGCAAGAG ATTGCAGGCAGCAGCTCCTGGCACGCACGCTACACAGTGCTGACGTACCTCCAGATCATGGCCTTTTACAACCTCTTCACCTTCATGAGTGACCAGAAAGCAGTGAATGACGTACGGGCACTGGTTATAAGACTGCTGGAGGATGAGCAGctggag GTGAGAGAAATGGCTGCCACCACACTCAGTGGCTTCCTCCAGTGCAATTTCTTGCACATGGATGCCCCCATGCAAGCTCACTTTGAGGCCCTGTGCAAAACCTGCCTGCctaaaaagagaaagagaggtgTCGAATCAATAGTGGACACTATACCCTCTGGAG ACCTGGTGCGGCGCCATGCTGGTGTTCTTGGGCTGAGCGCTTGCATCCTCTCCAGCCCTTATGATGTGCCCACCTGGATGCCCCAGCTATTAATGGACCTCAGTGCCCACCTCAATGATACCCAACCCATTGAA ATGACTGTGAAGAAAACCCTGTCCAACTTTCGGCGGACGCATCACGACAACTGGCAGGAGCATAAGCAGCAATTCACAGATGACCAGTTGTTGGTGCTTACTGACCTACTGGTGTCCCCTTGCTACTATGCCTAA